One Coffea arabica cultivar ET-39 chromosome 5c, Coffea Arabica ET-39 HiFi, whole genome shotgun sequence DNA window includes the following coding sequences:
- the LOC140004055 gene encoding serine/threonine-protein phosphatase 7 long form homolog isoform X1 — protein sequence MATDTAPDEKVHTHEEKIERLEHTIDYLKKAIEDLQRSQDEQMQHFEGRFQKLEGMQSCSTLAKQPKEFRANYFPGTKVVMDRGANHDLHPGPIDESVLTLQYDHRSTAIWRGQEFEPLTCRRCDGAFWRLGELDSRIQCLMIQAGFYGVYKAGHIQLDHALITALVERWRQETHTFHLPVGEATVTLQDVSIMWGLPIDGEPVTGHDIARTTEEWQEMCEELLGFRPPLSAFDSGRLKLKSIEDHFEVEPLQPDAPDHVVQFFARARILQLLGGLLLPDASNNKVKLMFLPLLRDFEAAGKLSWGSAVLASLYRALCRATKSNVDGVCGPLVLLQLWAWERIPLIRPERLAPRQQPPFFVGDGDQPLPAGPYGARWDVGFKLEKVGMHVLVVYRDMLDCMKDDQFVWQPYADIITSLPDCCLSGRDIWQTVSPLICFDVVELHYPNRVLRQFGQHQGIPAECDTIKELHSVDRRGRQNTDWVQHHKQYVDMWADRHARVVCESPVDGPMDYSDPYMIWYRRITRLLIGNPANRTDSGYQGVGGVIELMAQSLQRIYYRCSDAIDQGGEVSRSDILREIQDLCKHALTGAHEDRRLTLRPDLAQPAPIAATIVGPSQVKRRRPRRGGKMGLSIGDRLAFNSADISSPYASTPSSSLAPPYHSPTHSHEVFTPDAEPYVALSASAAPEVAHEDFSSAEHLVTVGIPVESKVEPDTSLAEPVDTMNVATSDVSRHDSSSIPPVLNTTQPNILELDNMVGAIATEPSTEMFVTLNSTVEDDLIMSCLENSQRPKLKKRKAKS from the exons ATGGCAACTGACACAGCACCAGATGAGAAAGTTCACACCCATGAAGAGAAGATTGAAAGGCTCGAGCACACAATTGACTACTTAAAGAAAGCAATTGAAGACCTACAGAGAAGTCAGGATGAACAAATGCAGCACTTTGAAGGTCGATTCCAAAAACTGGAAGGCATGCAGAGTTGCTCTACCTTGGCAAAGCAACCAAAAGAGTTTCGAG CTAACTATTTTCCAGGTACTAAAGTAGTGATGGACCGTGGGGCTAATCATGACTTGCATCCAGGACCCATAGATGAGTCTGTGCTGACTCTGCAGTATGATCATAGGTCCACAGCCATATGGCGTGGTCAAGAATTTGAGCCACTTACATGTAGAAGGTGTGATGGTGCATTCTGGCGATTAGGTGAATTAGATTCTCGTATACAGTGCTTGATGATCCAAGCTGGCTTCTATGGTGTGTATAAGGCGGGTCATATACAATTAGATCATGCTTTAATCACAGCACTTGTTGAGAGATGGCGCCAAGAAACTCACACGTTTCATCTTCCTGTTGGTGAGGCTACTGTCACTCTACAGGATGTCTCTATCATGTGGGGCCTCCCAATTGATGGTGAGCCAGTGACTGGGCATGATATAGCTCGGACCACAGAGGAGTGGCAAGAAATGTGTGAGGAACTATTAGGATTTAGACCGCCATTGAGTGCTTTTGACAGTGGGCGCCTTAAACTGAAATCCATAGAGGACCATTTTGAGGTTGAGCCATTACAGCCAGATGCCCCAGATCATGTAGTGCAATTCTTTGCTAGAGCACGCATACTACAGCTTCTTGGTGGTTTATTGCTGCCAGATGCATCAAATAATAAGGTAAAACTAATGTTTTTGCCTTTGTTAAGGGATTTTGAGGCAGCTGGCAAGCTTAGTTGGGGTAGTGCTGTCCTTGCTTCATTATACCGTGCTCTATGTCGGGCTACTAAATCAAATGTAGATGGTGTATGTGGGCCTCTAGTTCTTCTACAG TTATGGGCATGGGAGAGAATACCGCTCATCCGTCCTGAGAGATTAGCCCCTCGACAGCAGCCACCATTTTTTGTGGGGGACGGAGATCAGCCTTTACCTGCTGGACCTTATGGCGCTAG GTGGGATGTTGGATTTAAGCTGGAAAAGGTGGGAATGCATGTCTTGGTTGTGTACAGGGACATGTTGGACTGCATGAAGGATGACCAG TTTGTATGGCAGCCCTATGCAGATATCATCACCAGTTTGCCTGACTGCTGCTTATCTGGACGTGATATTTGGCAAACAGTTTCACCTCTTATATGTTTTGATGTCGTAGAACTGCATTATCCAAACCGTGTGTTACGTCAATTTGGTCAGCACCAGGGTATCCCCGCCGAATGTGACACTATTAAGGAACTCCATTCCGTTGATCGACGGGGAAGACAAAACACTGATTGGGTCCAACACCACAAGCAATATGTGGACATGTGGGCAGACCGCCATGCCCGTGTAGTCTGTGAATCCCCAGTTGATGGTCCTATGGATTATTCAGATCCATATATGATTTGGTACAGGCGGATTACCCGTCTACTAATTGGCAACCCTGCAAATCGTACAGACAGTGGATACCAAGGAGTTGGGGGCGTTATTGAGCTCATG GCTCAGAGTTTACAACGGATCTATTATCGCTGTAGTGATGCAATAGATCAGGGGGGTGAAGTTTCCAGATCTGACATCCTGAGGGAAATCCAGGATTTATGTAAACATGCTCTAACTGGAGCTCATGAAGATCGACGCCTTACTCTGCGACCAGATCTAGCTCAACCAGCTCCAATAGCCGCTACCATTGTTGGTCCATCACAGGTTAAGCGGCGTAGACCCCGGAGAGGAGGAAAAATGGGATTATCAATTGGTGATCGACTAGCATTCAACTCTGCAGACATTTCCTCACCTTATGCGTCAACTCCATCTTCTTCACTGGCACCACCATACCATTCCCCAACACACTCTCATGAAGTCTTTACACCAGACGCAGAACCATATGTTGCGCTGTCTGCATCTGCAGCACCTGAAGTTGCTCATGAAGATTTTTCATCAGCTGAGCATTTAGTCACTGTGGGCATACCCGTAGAATCCAAGGTTGAACCAGACACTTCATTAGCTGAGCCTGTGGACACCATGAATGTAGCCACATCCGACGTTTCAAGACATGATTCTTCATCAATACCCCCAGTCCTGAATACCACACAGCCCAACATTTTAGAATTGGATAACATGGTTGGAGCAATTGCAACAGAGCCATCGACTGAGATGTTTGTTACACTGAACTCAACAGTCGAGGATGATTTAATTATGTCCTGTTTGGAGAATTCTCAGCGCCCAAAACTGAAGAAAAGAAAGGCCAAAAGTTGA
- the LOC140004055 gene encoding serine/threonine-protein phosphatase 7 long form homolog isoform X2 yields MATDTAPDEKVHTHEEKIERLEHTIDYLKKAIEDLQRSQDEQMQHFEGRFQKLEGMQSCSTLAKQPKEFRGTKVVMDRGANHDLHPGPIDESVLTLQYDHRSTAIWRGQEFEPLTCRRCDGAFWRLGELDSRIQCLMIQAGFYGVYKAGHIQLDHALITALVERWRQETHTFHLPVGEATVTLQDVSIMWGLPIDGEPVTGHDIARTTEEWQEMCEELLGFRPPLSAFDSGRLKLKSIEDHFEVEPLQPDAPDHVVQFFARARILQLLGGLLLPDASNNKVKLMFLPLLRDFEAAGKLSWGSAVLASLYRALCRATKSNVDGVCGPLVLLQLWAWERIPLIRPERLAPRQQPPFFVGDGDQPLPAGPYGARWDVGFKLEKVGMHVLVVYRDMLDCMKDDQFVWQPYADIITSLPDCCLSGRDIWQTVSPLICFDVVELHYPNRVLRQFGQHQGIPAECDTIKELHSVDRRGRQNTDWVQHHKQYVDMWADRHARVVCESPVDGPMDYSDPYMIWYRRITRLLIGNPANRTDSGYQGVGGVIELMAQSLQRIYYRCSDAIDQGGEVSRSDILREIQDLCKHALTGAHEDRRLTLRPDLAQPAPIAATIVGPSQVKRRRPRRGGKMGLSIGDRLAFNSADISSPYASTPSSSLAPPYHSPTHSHEVFTPDAEPYVALSASAAPEVAHEDFSSAEHLVTVGIPVESKVEPDTSLAEPVDTMNVATSDVSRHDSSSIPPVLNTTQPNILELDNMVGAIATEPSTEMFVTLNSTVEDDLIMSCLENSQRPKLKKRKAKS; encoded by the exons ATGGCAACTGACACAGCACCAGATGAGAAAGTTCACACCCATGAAGAGAAGATTGAAAGGCTCGAGCACACAATTGACTACTTAAAGAAAGCAATTGAAGACCTACAGAGAAGTCAGGATGAACAAATGCAGCACTTTGAAGGTCGATTCCAAAAACTGGAAGGCATGCAGAGTTGCTCTACCTTGGCAAAGCAACCAAAAGAGTTTCGAG GTACTAAAGTAGTGATGGACCGTGGGGCTAATCATGACTTGCATCCAGGACCCATAGATGAGTCTGTGCTGACTCTGCAGTATGATCATAGGTCCACAGCCATATGGCGTGGTCAAGAATTTGAGCCACTTACATGTAGAAGGTGTGATGGTGCATTCTGGCGATTAGGTGAATTAGATTCTCGTATACAGTGCTTGATGATCCAAGCTGGCTTCTATGGTGTGTATAAGGCGGGTCATATACAATTAGATCATGCTTTAATCACAGCACTTGTTGAGAGATGGCGCCAAGAAACTCACACGTTTCATCTTCCTGTTGGTGAGGCTACTGTCACTCTACAGGATGTCTCTATCATGTGGGGCCTCCCAATTGATGGTGAGCCAGTGACTGGGCATGATATAGCTCGGACCACAGAGGAGTGGCAAGAAATGTGTGAGGAACTATTAGGATTTAGACCGCCATTGAGTGCTTTTGACAGTGGGCGCCTTAAACTGAAATCCATAGAGGACCATTTTGAGGTTGAGCCATTACAGCCAGATGCCCCAGATCATGTAGTGCAATTCTTTGCTAGAGCACGCATACTACAGCTTCTTGGTGGTTTATTGCTGCCAGATGCATCAAATAATAAGGTAAAACTAATGTTTTTGCCTTTGTTAAGGGATTTTGAGGCAGCTGGCAAGCTTAGTTGGGGTAGTGCTGTCCTTGCTTCATTATACCGTGCTCTATGTCGGGCTACTAAATCAAATGTAGATGGTGTATGTGGGCCTCTAGTTCTTCTACAG TTATGGGCATGGGAGAGAATACCGCTCATCCGTCCTGAGAGATTAGCCCCTCGACAGCAGCCACCATTTTTTGTGGGGGACGGAGATCAGCCTTTACCTGCTGGACCTTATGGCGCTAG GTGGGATGTTGGATTTAAGCTGGAAAAGGTGGGAATGCATGTCTTGGTTGTGTACAGGGACATGTTGGACTGCATGAAGGATGACCAG TTTGTATGGCAGCCCTATGCAGATATCATCACCAGTTTGCCTGACTGCTGCTTATCTGGACGTGATATTTGGCAAACAGTTTCACCTCTTATATGTTTTGATGTCGTAGAACTGCATTATCCAAACCGTGTGTTACGTCAATTTGGTCAGCACCAGGGTATCCCCGCCGAATGTGACACTATTAAGGAACTCCATTCCGTTGATCGACGGGGAAGACAAAACACTGATTGGGTCCAACACCACAAGCAATATGTGGACATGTGGGCAGACCGCCATGCCCGTGTAGTCTGTGAATCCCCAGTTGATGGTCCTATGGATTATTCAGATCCATATATGATTTGGTACAGGCGGATTACCCGTCTACTAATTGGCAACCCTGCAAATCGTACAGACAGTGGATACCAAGGAGTTGGGGGCGTTATTGAGCTCATG GCTCAGAGTTTACAACGGATCTATTATCGCTGTAGTGATGCAATAGATCAGGGGGGTGAAGTTTCCAGATCTGACATCCTGAGGGAAATCCAGGATTTATGTAAACATGCTCTAACTGGAGCTCATGAAGATCGACGCCTTACTCTGCGACCAGATCTAGCTCAACCAGCTCCAATAGCCGCTACCATTGTTGGTCCATCACAGGTTAAGCGGCGTAGACCCCGGAGAGGAGGAAAAATGGGATTATCAATTGGTGATCGACTAGCATTCAACTCTGCAGACATTTCCTCACCTTATGCGTCAACTCCATCTTCTTCACTGGCACCACCATACCATTCCCCAACACACTCTCATGAAGTCTTTACACCAGACGCAGAACCATATGTTGCGCTGTCTGCATCTGCAGCACCTGAAGTTGCTCATGAAGATTTTTCATCAGCTGAGCATTTAGTCACTGTGGGCATACCCGTAGAATCCAAGGTTGAACCAGACACTTCATTAGCTGAGCCTGTGGACACCATGAATGTAGCCACATCCGACGTTTCAAGACATGATTCTTCATCAATACCCCCAGTCCTGAATACCACACAGCCCAACATTTTAGAATTGGATAACATGGTTGGAGCAATTGCAACAGAGCCATCGACTGAGATGTTTGTTACACTGAACTCAACAGTCGAGGATGATTTAATTATGTCCTGTTTGGAGAATTCTCAGCGCCCAAAACTGAAGAAAAGAAAGGCCAAAAGTTGA
- the LOC140004055 gene encoding serine/threonine-protein phosphatase 7 long form homolog isoform X3, with the protein MEIANYFPGTKVVMDRGANHDLHPGPIDESVLTLQYDHRSTAIWRGQEFEPLTCRRCDGAFWRLGELDSRIQCLMIQAGFYGVYKAGHIQLDHALITALVERWRQETHTFHLPVGEATVTLQDVSIMWGLPIDGEPVTGHDIARTTEEWQEMCEELLGFRPPLSAFDSGRLKLKSIEDHFEVEPLQPDAPDHVVQFFARARILQLLGGLLLPDASNNKVKLMFLPLLRDFEAAGKLSWGSAVLASLYRALCRATKSNVDGVCGPLVLLQLWAWERIPLIRPERLAPRQQPPFFVGDGDQPLPAGPYGARWDVGFKLEKVGMHVLVVYRDMLDCMKDDQFVWQPYADIITSLPDCCLSGRDIWQTVSPLICFDVVELHYPNRVLRQFGQHQGIPAECDTIKELHSVDRRGRQNTDWVQHHKQYVDMWADRHARVVCESPVDGPMDYSDPYMIWYRRITRLLIGNPANRTDSGYQGVGGVIELMAQSLQRIYYRCSDAIDQGGEVSRSDILREIQDLCKHALTGAHEDRRLTLRPDLAQPAPIAATIVGPSQVKRRRPRRGGKMGLSIGDRLAFNSADISSPYASTPSSSLAPPYHSPTHSHEVFTPDAEPYVALSASAAPEVAHEDFSSAEHLVTVGIPVESKVEPDTSLAEPVDTMNVATSDVSRHDSSSIPPVLNTTQPNILELDNMVGAIATEPSTEMFVTLNSTVEDDLIMSCLENSQRPKLKKRKAKS; encoded by the exons ATGGAGATAGCTAACTATTTTCCAGGTACTAAAGTAGTGATGGACCGTGGGGCTAATCATGACTTGCATCCAGGACCCATAGATGAGTCTGTGCTGACTCTGCAGTATGATCATAGGTCCACAGCCATATGGCGTGGTCAAGAATTTGAGCCACTTACATGTAGAAGGTGTGATGGTGCATTCTGGCGATTAGGTGAATTAGATTCTCGTATACAGTGCTTGATGATCCAAGCTGGCTTCTATGGTGTGTATAAGGCGGGTCATATACAATTAGATCATGCTTTAATCACAGCACTTGTTGAGAGATGGCGCCAAGAAACTCACACGTTTCATCTTCCTGTTGGTGAGGCTACTGTCACTCTACAGGATGTCTCTATCATGTGGGGCCTCCCAATTGATGGTGAGCCAGTGACTGGGCATGATATAGCTCGGACCACAGAGGAGTGGCAAGAAATGTGTGAGGAACTATTAGGATTTAGACCGCCATTGAGTGCTTTTGACAGTGGGCGCCTTAAACTGAAATCCATAGAGGACCATTTTGAGGTTGAGCCATTACAGCCAGATGCCCCAGATCATGTAGTGCAATTCTTTGCTAGAGCACGCATACTACAGCTTCTTGGTGGTTTATTGCTGCCAGATGCATCAAATAATAAGGTAAAACTAATGTTTTTGCCTTTGTTAAGGGATTTTGAGGCAGCTGGCAAGCTTAGTTGGGGTAGTGCTGTCCTTGCTTCATTATACCGTGCTCTATGTCGGGCTACTAAATCAAATGTAGATGGTGTATGTGGGCCTCTAGTTCTTCTACAG TTATGGGCATGGGAGAGAATACCGCTCATCCGTCCTGAGAGATTAGCCCCTCGACAGCAGCCACCATTTTTTGTGGGGGACGGAGATCAGCCTTTACCTGCTGGACCTTATGGCGCTAG GTGGGATGTTGGATTTAAGCTGGAAAAGGTGGGAATGCATGTCTTGGTTGTGTACAGGGACATGTTGGACTGCATGAAGGATGACCAG TTTGTATGGCAGCCCTATGCAGATATCATCACCAGTTTGCCTGACTGCTGCTTATCTGGACGTGATATTTGGCAAACAGTTTCACCTCTTATATGTTTTGATGTCGTAGAACTGCATTATCCAAACCGTGTGTTACGTCAATTTGGTCAGCACCAGGGTATCCCCGCCGAATGTGACACTATTAAGGAACTCCATTCCGTTGATCGACGGGGAAGACAAAACACTGATTGGGTCCAACACCACAAGCAATATGTGGACATGTGGGCAGACCGCCATGCCCGTGTAGTCTGTGAATCCCCAGTTGATGGTCCTATGGATTATTCAGATCCATATATGATTTGGTACAGGCGGATTACCCGTCTACTAATTGGCAACCCTGCAAATCGTACAGACAGTGGATACCAAGGAGTTGGGGGCGTTATTGAGCTCATG GCTCAGAGTTTACAACGGATCTATTATCGCTGTAGTGATGCAATAGATCAGGGGGGTGAAGTTTCCAGATCTGACATCCTGAGGGAAATCCAGGATTTATGTAAACATGCTCTAACTGGAGCTCATGAAGATCGACGCCTTACTCTGCGACCAGATCTAGCTCAACCAGCTCCAATAGCCGCTACCATTGTTGGTCCATCACAGGTTAAGCGGCGTAGACCCCGGAGAGGAGGAAAAATGGGATTATCAATTGGTGATCGACTAGCATTCAACTCTGCAGACATTTCCTCACCTTATGCGTCAACTCCATCTTCTTCACTGGCACCACCATACCATTCCCCAACACACTCTCATGAAGTCTTTACACCAGACGCAGAACCATATGTTGCGCTGTCTGCATCTGCAGCACCTGAAGTTGCTCATGAAGATTTTTCATCAGCTGAGCATTTAGTCACTGTGGGCATACCCGTAGAATCCAAGGTTGAACCAGACACTTCATTAGCTGAGCCTGTGGACACCATGAATGTAGCCACATCCGACGTTTCAAGACATGATTCTTCATCAATACCCCCAGTCCTGAATACCACACAGCCCAACATTTTAGAATTGGATAACATGGTTGGAGCAATTGCAACAGAGCCATCGACTGAGATGTTTGTTACACTGAACTCAACAGTCGAGGATGATTTAATTATGTCCTGTTTGGAGAATTCTCAGCGCCCAAAACTGAAGAAAAGAAAGGCCAAAAGTTGA
- the LOC140004055 gene encoding serine/threonine-protein phosphatase 7 long form homolog isoform X4, with protein MDRGANHDLHPGPIDESVLTLQYDHRSTAIWRGQEFEPLTCRRCDGAFWRLGELDSRIQCLMIQAGFYGVYKAGHIQLDHALITALVERWRQETHTFHLPVGEATVTLQDVSIMWGLPIDGEPVTGHDIARTTEEWQEMCEELLGFRPPLSAFDSGRLKLKSIEDHFEVEPLQPDAPDHVVQFFARARILQLLGGLLLPDASNNKVKLMFLPLLRDFEAAGKLSWGSAVLASLYRALCRATKSNVDGVCGPLVLLQLWAWERIPLIRPERLAPRQQPPFFVGDGDQPLPAGPYGARWDVGFKLEKVGMHVLVVYRDMLDCMKDDQFVWQPYADIITSLPDCCLSGRDIWQTVSPLICFDVVELHYPNRVLRQFGQHQGIPAECDTIKELHSVDRRGRQNTDWVQHHKQYVDMWADRHARVVCESPVDGPMDYSDPYMIWYRRITRLLIGNPANRTDSGYQGVGGVIELMAQSLQRIYYRCSDAIDQGGEVSRSDILREIQDLCKHALTGAHEDRRLTLRPDLAQPAPIAATIVGPSQVKRRRPRRGGKMGLSIGDRLAFNSADISSPYASTPSSSLAPPYHSPTHSHEVFTPDAEPYVALSASAAPEVAHEDFSSAEHLVTVGIPVESKVEPDTSLAEPVDTMNVATSDVSRHDSSSIPPVLNTTQPNILELDNMVGAIATEPSTEMFVTLNSTVEDDLIMSCLENSQRPKLKKRKAKS; from the exons ATGGACCGTGGGGCTAATCATGACTTGCATCCAGGACCCATAGATGAGTCTGTGCTGACTCTGCAGTATGATCATAGGTCCACAGCCATATGGCGTGGTCAAGAATTTGAGCCACTTACATGTAGAAGGTGTGATGGTGCATTCTGGCGATTAGGTGAATTAGATTCTCGTATACAGTGCTTGATGATCCAAGCTGGCTTCTATGGTGTGTATAAGGCGGGTCATATACAATTAGATCATGCTTTAATCACAGCACTTGTTGAGAGATGGCGCCAAGAAACTCACACGTTTCATCTTCCTGTTGGTGAGGCTACTGTCACTCTACAGGATGTCTCTATCATGTGGGGCCTCCCAATTGATGGTGAGCCAGTGACTGGGCATGATATAGCTCGGACCACAGAGGAGTGGCAAGAAATGTGTGAGGAACTATTAGGATTTAGACCGCCATTGAGTGCTTTTGACAGTGGGCGCCTTAAACTGAAATCCATAGAGGACCATTTTGAGGTTGAGCCATTACAGCCAGATGCCCCAGATCATGTAGTGCAATTCTTTGCTAGAGCACGCATACTACAGCTTCTTGGTGGTTTATTGCTGCCAGATGCATCAAATAATAAGGTAAAACTAATGTTTTTGCCTTTGTTAAGGGATTTTGAGGCAGCTGGCAAGCTTAGTTGGGGTAGTGCTGTCCTTGCTTCATTATACCGTGCTCTATGTCGGGCTACTAAATCAAATGTAGATGGTGTATGTGGGCCTCTAGTTCTTCTACAG TTATGGGCATGGGAGAGAATACCGCTCATCCGTCCTGAGAGATTAGCCCCTCGACAGCAGCCACCATTTTTTGTGGGGGACGGAGATCAGCCTTTACCTGCTGGACCTTATGGCGCTAG GTGGGATGTTGGATTTAAGCTGGAAAAGGTGGGAATGCATGTCTTGGTTGTGTACAGGGACATGTTGGACTGCATGAAGGATGACCAG TTTGTATGGCAGCCCTATGCAGATATCATCACCAGTTTGCCTGACTGCTGCTTATCTGGACGTGATATTTGGCAAACAGTTTCACCTCTTATATGTTTTGATGTCGTAGAACTGCATTATCCAAACCGTGTGTTACGTCAATTTGGTCAGCACCAGGGTATCCCCGCCGAATGTGACACTATTAAGGAACTCCATTCCGTTGATCGACGGGGAAGACAAAACACTGATTGGGTCCAACACCACAAGCAATATGTGGACATGTGGGCAGACCGCCATGCCCGTGTAGTCTGTGAATCCCCAGTTGATGGTCCTATGGATTATTCAGATCCATATATGATTTGGTACAGGCGGATTACCCGTCTACTAATTGGCAACCCTGCAAATCGTACAGACAGTGGATACCAAGGAGTTGGGGGCGTTATTGAGCTCATG GCTCAGAGTTTACAACGGATCTATTATCGCTGTAGTGATGCAATAGATCAGGGGGGTGAAGTTTCCAGATCTGACATCCTGAGGGAAATCCAGGATTTATGTAAACATGCTCTAACTGGAGCTCATGAAGATCGACGCCTTACTCTGCGACCAGATCTAGCTCAACCAGCTCCAATAGCCGCTACCATTGTTGGTCCATCACAGGTTAAGCGGCGTAGACCCCGGAGAGGAGGAAAAATGGGATTATCAATTGGTGATCGACTAGCATTCAACTCTGCAGACATTTCCTCACCTTATGCGTCAACTCCATCTTCTTCACTGGCACCACCATACCATTCCCCAACACACTCTCATGAAGTCTTTACACCAGACGCAGAACCATATGTTGCGCTGTCTGCATCTGCAGCACCTGAAGTTGCTCATGAAGATTTTTCATCAGCTGAGCATTTAGTCACTGTGGGCATACCCGTAGAATCCAAGGTTGAACCAGACACTTCATTAGCTGAGCCTGTGGACACCATGAATGTAGCCACATCCGACGTTTCAAGACATGATTCTTCATCAATACCCCCAGTCCTGAATACCACACAGCCCAACATTTTAGAATTGGATAACATGGTTGGAGCAATTGCAACAGAGCCATCGACTGAGATGTTTGTTACACTGAACTCAACAGTCGAGGATGATTTAATTATGTCCTGTTTGGAGAATTCTCAGCGCCCAAAACTGAAGAAAAGAAAGGCCAAAAGTTGA
- the LOC140007851 gene encoding uncharacterized protein, which translates to MTAFLQISTNFSALDFPPQDCLRKQRLLGLKVSEPINIRSLSRRKIRLVCKYWLKTGVSERKLTFLRVNRIKDGTFIGEDGWKKSKRVVLVRFNGLGGGGGGGGGGGRRDNARVLGNLALAIGLIYLSVTGQLGWVLDAIVSVWLLAVLLPIVGLGAFLWWAGRDIVQGTCPNCGNVFQVFKSTLNDDLQLCPFCSQPFSVVGDKFVRDPVKFSNQSTTFEDAFNDFFPHAKKGKESSVSVVDVEAEVKDAE; encoded by the exons ATGACAGCATTTCTTCAGATTTCCACTAATTTCTCTGCCTTAGACTTTCCACCCCAGGATTGTTTGAGGAAGCAGAGGCTTCTGGGATTGAAAGTATCCGAGCCCATCAACATTCGCAGTCTTTCAAGAAGAAAGATTCGATTGGTATGTAAATATTGGTTGAAAACAGGAGTTTCCGAGAGGAAATTGACATTTTTGAGAGTCAACAGGATTAAAGATGGGACTTTTATCGGAGAAGATGGGTGGAAGAAGAGCAAGAGGGTAGTGCTTGTGAGATTCAATGGCCTTGGTGGTGgcggtggaggtggaggtggcgGTGGCAGAAGAGATAATGCTAGAGTATTGGGGAACCTTGCTTTGGCAATTGGCTTGATTTATCTCTCAGTGACTGGACAgcttggttgggttttggaTGCAATTGTTTCTGTTTGG CTTCTTGCCGTGCTGCTACCAATTGTGGGATTGGGAGCTTTTCTCTGGTGGGCTGGACGGGACATCGTCCAAGGCACT TGTCCAAACTGTGGGAACGTTTTTCAAGTTTTCAA ATCTACGCTTAATGATGATTTACAGCTATGCCCTTTCTGTAGTCAACCGTTCTCAG TGGTAGGAGATAAGTTTGTAAGAGATCCGGTAAAGTTTTCCAACCAATCCACTACTTTTGAGGACGCATTCAATGATTTTTTCCCTCATGCAAAGAAAG GAAAGGAATCATCTGTATCAGTTGTCGATGTTGAAGCTG